Proteins found in one Oryza glaberrima chromosome 4, OglaRS2, whole genome shotgun sequence genomic segment:
- the LOC127770201 gene encoding transcription factor MYB17-like, which translates to MGRTPCCDSKVLKKGPWTPDEDKLLVDYVQANGSGNWRLLPKLAGLNRCGKSCRLRWTNYLRPDIKRGPFTPEEHKSILQLHAIVGNKWSMIAAQLPGRTDNEIKNYWNTNVKKQLRQGQAAAVGEQAALASLGGGAASCPAARHMAQWETARLEAEARLSLLSGTTSVATASVAASSSSSSTAAAGGAEAPPDIYLRLWNSEVGDSFRKSARSAAREDQEPANASDEAAPVSATFARPGDDSSAASNVTAAAAADEYQVFLDLAAEDFELFHGRHGGFPLFPAVDMLGETSLYTAFD; encoded by the exons ATGGGGAGGACTCCCTGCTGCGACAGCAAGGTGCTCAAGAAAGGGCCGTGGACGCCCGACGAGGACAAGCTCCTCGTCGACTACGTCCAGGCCAACGGCTCCGGCAACTGGCGCCTGCTCCCCAAGCTCGCCG GGCTGAACCGGTGCGGCAAGAGCTGCCGGCTTCGGTGGACGAACTACCTGCGGCCGGACATCAAGCGCGGGCCTTTCACCCCGGAGGAGCACAAGTCCATCCTCCAGCTCCACGCCATCGTCGGCAACAA GTGGTCCATGATCGCCGCGCAGCTGCCTGGTCGGACggacaacgagatcaagaactacTGGAACACCAACGTCAAGAAGCAGCTCCGCCAGGGCCAggcggccgccgtcggcgagcagGCCGCGCTGGCgagcctcggcggcggcgcggccagctGCCCCGCGGCGCGCCACATGGCGCAGTGGGAGACCGCGCGCCTCGAGGCAGAGGcgcgcctctccctcctctccggcaCCACCTCGGTCGCGACCGCCAGCGTCGctgcctcctcgtcctcgtcgtccacagccgcggccggcggcgccgaggcgccGCCGGACATCTACCTTCGCCTCTGGAACTCCGAGGTCGGTGACTCGTTCCGCAAGTCCGCGCgctcggcggcgcgcgaggaTCAAGAGCCGGCGAACGCATCAGACGAAGCGGCGCCGGTCTCGGCGACATTCGCACGACCCGGCGACGACTCCTCGGCGGCGTCCAACGtgaccgcggccgcggcggcggacgagtaCCAGGTGTTCCTGGACCTGGCGGCCGAGGACTTCGAGCTGTTCCACGGCCGCCACGGCGGGTTCCCGCTGTTCCCGGCGGTGGACATGCTCGGCGAGACATCCCTCTACACCGCGTTCGACTAA